The following are encoded in a window of Geobacter metallireducens GS-15 genomic DNA:
- the carB gene encoding carbamoyl-phosphate synthase large subunit, which yields MPRRDDVKKVLIIGSGPIIIGQACEFDYSGTQACKALRKLGYRIVLVNSNPATIMTDPGMADATYIEPLNVDTLTEIIRKERPDALLPNLGGQTGLNLSSALAQAGVLDRYGVRVIGVNLDAIKRGEDRETFKETMTRLGIETARSEIATTMEGALDVVSRIGLPVVIRPAYTMGGTGGGFAYNMEEFRTIVARGLAASPVSQILVEESVLGWEELELEVVRDAKNQKITVCFIENVDAMGVHTGDSYCTAPMLTISSELQARLQDYAYRIVDAIEVIGGTNVQFAHDPKTGRVVVIEINPRTSRSSALASKATGFPIAMVSSLLAAGLTLDEIPYWRDGSLEKYTPSGDYVVVKFARWAFEKFKGVEDKLGTQMRAVGEVMSIGKNYKEALQKAIRSLEIGRHGLGFARDFNATSLPKLLEMLAEPSSERQFILYEAIRKGADLDQLHQLTHIKLWFLQQMKELVELEEEILRHRGSLPPDELLLQAKRDGFADRYLAKLLEIPETQVREKRLALGLTEAWEAVPVSGVENAAYYFSTYNAPDTVPVSDRKKIMVLGGGPNRIGQGIEFDYCCVHTALALREAGYETIMVNCNPETVSTDYDTSDKLYFEPLTVEDVLSIHAKEKPEGVVVQFGGQTPLNIAVELEAAGVRIIGTTPETIDLAEDRQRFARVMTELGIPQPESGMASTLDEALAVAGRIDYPLMVRPSYVLGGRAMEVVHDEEMLREYVTKAVDVSPERPILIDRFLENAIEAEADAISDGTDAFVPAVMEHIELAGVHSGDSACVIPPVSIPQKHIDTIDEYTRKIAVAMGVVGLMNIQYAIADNTVYILEANPRASRTVPLVSKVCNIPMPRIAVQVMLGAKLKDMGLARRTFPHFGVKEAVFPFPMFPEVDPVLGPEMRSTGEVLGLAGNYGLAFYKAQEGANAQLPLSGSVLFTIADRDKEGALAAARRFAELGFTIRATEGTCRFLAGHGIAATPVTKLHEGRPNLVDAIKNREIHLVVNTPAGKQSAHDDSYIRKAAIANKIPHITTVAAAVAAAEGIAARRNGKEPVMSLQEYHAGIR from the coding sequence ATGCCCAGGCGCGACGACGTCAAAAAGGTTCTCATCATCGGTTCCGGCCCCATCATCATCGGCCAGGCTTGCGAGTTCGACTACTCCGGCACCCAGGCCTGCAAGGCCCTGCGCAAGCTCGGCTACCGGATCGTGCTGGTGAACTCCAACCCCGCCACCATCATGACCGACCCCGGCATGGCCGACGCCACCTATATCGAACCCCTCAATGTGGACACCCTGACCGAGATCATCCGCAAGGAGCGCCCCGACGCCCTCCTCCCCAACCTGGGTGGCCAGACCGGTCTCAACCTCTCGTCGGCCCTGGCCCAGGCGGGGGTGCTGGACCGGTACGGGGTCAGGGTCATCGGCGTCAACCTCGACGCCATCAAGCGGGGGGAAGACCGTGAAACTTTCAAGGAGACCATGACGCGGTTGGGCATCGAGACCGCACGGAGCGAGATTGCCACAACCATGGAAGGGGCCCTGGACGTGGTGTCCCGCATCGGGCTGCCGGTGGTGATCCGCCCCGCCTACACCATGGGGGGGACCGGCGGCGGCTTCGCCTACAACATGGAGGAGTTCCGGACCATCGTTGCTCGGGGACTCGCCGCCAGCCCGGTGAGCCAGATCCTCGTGGAGGAATCGGTGCTGGGGTGGGAGGAGCTGGAGCTGGAGGTGGTGCGGGACGCCAAAAACCAGAAGATCACCGTCTGTTTCATCGAGAACGTGGACGCCATGGGGGTTCACACTGGCGACTCCTACTGCACGGCCCCAATGCTCACCATCTCTTCTGAACTCCAGGCCCGGCTCCAGGACTACGCCTACCGGATCGTCGACGCCATCGAGGTGATCGGCGGCACCAACGTCCAGTTCGCCCACGACCCCAAAACCGGGCGGGTGGTGGTCATCGAGATCAACCCCCGCACCTCCCGCTCCTCGGCCCTGGCCTCCAAGGCCACCGGGTTCCCCATTGCCATGGTGTCATCGCTCCTGGCCGCGGGGCTTACCCTGGACGAAATCCCCTACTGGCGGGACGGCTCCCTGGAAAAGTACACCCCGAGCGGCGACTACGTGGTGGTGAAGTTCGCCCGCTGGGCCTTCGAGAAGTTCAAGGGGGTCGAGGACAAGCTCGGCACCCAGATGCGGGCCGTGGGCGAAGTCATGAGCATCGGCAAGAACTACAAGGAGGCGCTCCAGAAGGCGATCCGCTCACTGGAGATCGGCCGCCACGGCCTCGGCTTTGCCCGGGACTTCAACGCCACATCGCTCCCCAAGCTCCTGGAGATGCTGGCCGAGCCATCCAGTGAGCGTCAGTTCATCCTCTACGAGGCCATCCGCAAGGGGGCCGACCTGGACCAGCTCCACCAGCTGACCCATATCAAGCTCTGGTTCCTGCAGCAGATGAAGGAGCTGGTGGAACTGGAGGAGGAGATCCTCCGGCACCGGGGGAGCCTCCCCCCGGACGAACTGCTCCTCCAGGCCAAGCGGGACGGCTTTGCGGACCGCTACCTAGCGAAGCTTTTGGAGATCCCGGAAACCCAAGTCCGCGAAAAGCGCCTCGCCCTGGGGCTTACCGAGGCGTGGGAAGCGGTGCCGGTCAGCGGCGTGGAAAACGCCGCCTACTACTTCTCCACCTACAACGCGCCGGACACGGTGCCGGTCAGCGACCGGAAGAAGATCATGGTGCTGGGGGGCGGCCCCAACCGGATCGGCCAGGGGATCGAGTTCGACTACTGCTGCGTCCACACCGCCTTAGCCCTGCGGGAGGCCGGTTACGAGACCATCATGGTCAACTGCAACCCGGAGACGGTCTCCACCGACTACGACACCTCGGACAAGCTCTACTTCGAGCCCCTCACCGTGGAGGATGTCCTCTCCATCCATGCCAAGGAGAAGCCCGAAGGGGTGGTGGTCCAGTTCGGGGGGCAGACCCCCCTCAACATCGCCGTCGAACTGGAGGCGGCCGGAGTGCGAATCATCGGCACCACGCCGGAGACCATCGACCTGGCCGAGGACCGGCAGCGCTTCGCCAGGGTGATGACGGAGCTGGGGATACCCCAGCCCGAATCGGGGATGGCAAGCACCCTGGATGAGGCCCTGGCCGTTGCGGGCCGGATCGACTACCCCCTCATGGTGCGCCCCTCCTACGTACTGGGGGGCAGAGCCATGGAGGTGGTCCACGACGAGGAGATGCTCCGGGAGTACGTCACCAAAGCCGTGGATGTCTCCCCGGAGCGACCGATCCTCATCGACCGGTTCCTGGAGAACGCCATCGAGGCCGAGGCAGACGCCATCAGCGACGGGACCGACGCCTTCGTGCCGGCGGTCATGGAGCATATCGAACTGGCTGGAGTCCACTCGGGGGACTCGGCCTGCGTCATCCCCCCGGTCAGCATTCCCCAAAAACACATCGATACGATTGATGAGTACACCCGCAAGATCGCTGTGGCCATGGGGGTGGTGGGGCTCATGAACATCCAGTACGCCATCGCTGACAACACCGTCTACATCCTGGAGGCGAACCCCCGGGCAAGCCGCACCGTCCCCCTGGTCTCCAAGGTCTGCAACATCCCCATGCCCCGCATCGCCGTGCAGGTCATGCTCGGGGCGAAGCTGAAGGATATGGGGCTCGCCCGCCGCACCTTCCCCCACTTCGGGGTCAAGGAGGCGGTCTTCCCCTTCCCCATGTTCCCGGAGGTGGACCCGGTGCTCGGCCCGGAGATGCGCTCCACCGGCGAGGTGCTGGGGCTGGCGGGCAATTACGGCCTCGCCTTCTACAAGGCACAGGAAGGGGCCAACGCCCAACTCCCCCTCTCCGGTTCGGTCCTCTTCACCATCGCCGACCGGGACAAGGAGGGTGCCCTGGCGGCGGCCCGCCGCTTCGCGGAACTGGGCTTCACCATCCGGGCCACGGAAGGAACCTGCCGGTTCCTGGCCGGCCACGGCATCGCCGCGACGCCGGTCACCAAGCTTCACGAGGGGCGCCCCAACCTGGTGGACGCCATCAAGAACCGGGAGATCCATCTGGTAGTCAACACTCCTGCCGGCAAGCAGAGCGCCCATGACGACTCCTACATACGCAAGGCCGCCATCGCCAACAAGATCCCCCACATCACCACCGTGGCCGCCGCCGTAGCCGCCGCCGAGGGGATCGCGGCCCGCCGCAACGGCAAGGAACCGGTCATGAGCCTGCAGGAGTACCACGCAGGCATCCGCTGA
- the rbr gene encoding rubrerythrin gives MSSVKGTKTEQNLLKSFAGESQARNRYTYFAAAAKKEGYVQIADIFEETANQEKEHAKRFFKFLEGGDLEITACFPAGRIGTTAENLLAAATGEHEEHTVLYPGFAQVAQEEGFPAIAAAWRAISVAEKQHEKRYRDLLANVEAKRVFTREAEVVWRCRNCGYLHTATGAPEQCPACVHPKDHFELLGENW, from the coding sequence ATGAGCAGCGTCAAGGGAACCAAAACCGAGCAGAACCTCCTGAAATCCTTTGCCGGCGAGAGCCAGGCCCGCAACCGCTACACCTACTTTGCCGCCGCGGCAAAAAAAGAAGGGTATGTGCAGATCGCCGACATCTTCGAGGAGACCGCCAACCAGGAGAAGGAGCACGCCAAGCGCTTCTTCAAGTTCCTGGAAGGGGGCGACCTGGAGATAACCGCCTGCTTCCCGGCCGGCAGAATCGGCACCACGGCCGAGAACCTCCTGGCCGCAGCCACGGGTGAGCACGAGGAGCACACCGTTCTCTATCCGGGCTTCGCCCAGGTGGCCCAGGAGGAAGGGTTCCCCGCCATCGCGGCGGCCTGGCGGGCCATCTCCGTGGCGGAAAAGCAGCACGAGAAGCGCTACCGGGACCTCCTGGCCAACGTCGAGGCCAAGCGGGTCTTCACCCGTGAGGCCGAAGTTGTCTGGCGCTGCCGCAACTGCGGCTACCTCCACACCGCCACCGGCGCCCCGGAGCAGTGCCCTGCCTGCGTCCACCCCAAGGACCACTTCGAGCTCCTGGGGGAGAACTGGTAG
- a CDS encoding PAS domain-containing sensor histidine kinase, whose product MPYDIFHPDREALMAIVEALPVAALYTEGDHICFNRAAERLIGYGMDEIRSIDDWFQKLHGPCNKKIREIYDSDRTAGFPAPRRVAITTKDGCRRHVEFSASGTDRIIYIMHDITDLVSAQEQVKENAARYQILNSTSMDGFWVVDQNGKIIEMNDACCAMLGYSREELLAINLRDIETAESSEETAKHMRALINSGYDRFETRHRRKDGSIIDVEISTTYERTTNCFLAFLRDITDHKHADKALRQSEERYRRFSSLTSDYVNFCSRQGDSPYRVRWMGGAVEAITGYSAEQIHEWGCWMRLVHPDDRDRVSSNVMKLAPGETYSDEFRIIAKNGTIHWILEACRCEAGEAPGELFLFGTSQDITERKLAEEEIRTLNETLERRVEERTAQLEAAIREQESFSYSVSHDLRAPLRHINSYSAMVIEDFEKQLPTEARRYLERIGMASARMGQLIDDLLELSRVNRVELHRSTINLSKTAAMIVAMFRETEPDRTVEWVIADGLTARADKILIRQVLLNLLGNALKYSAKTPQALIEFGTAYVEGERAFFVKDNGSGFNMAYVSKLFRPFQRLHGSEFQGTGIGLATVKRIIERHGGRVWAEGSVDAGATFYFTLPER is encoded by the coding sequence ATGCCGTACGACATCTTTCATCCCGACCGCGAAGCGCTCATGGCGATTGTTGAGGCGCTGCCGGTGGCCGCGTTGTACACCGAAGGCGACCACATCTGCTTCAACCGGGCTGCCGAGCGTCTCATCGGTTACGGGATGGACGAGATTAGATCAATCGACGACTGGTTCCAAAAGCTCCACGGCCCGTGCAATAAAAAAATCCGAGAGATTTACGATTCCGACAGGACTGCGGGGTTCCCTGCCCCGCGACGCGTCGCCATCACCACGAAAGACGGATGCCGCCGCCACGTTGAGTTTAGCGCCTCAGGAACAGACCGGATCATCTACATCATGCACGACATCACCGACCTGGTGTCTGCCCAGGAGCAGGTGAAGGAGAATGCCGCGCGGTACCAGATCCTCAACAGCACCTCCATGGACGGTTTCTGGGTGGTTGACCAGAACGGCAAGATCATCGAAATGAACGATGCCTGCTGTGCGATGCTGGGGTATAGCCGCGAAGAACTCCTGGCCATCAACCTCAGGGATATCGAAACCGCCGAAAGCTCGGAAGAGACCGCCAAACACATGCGCGCCCTCATCAACAGCGGCTATGACCGTTTCGAAACCCGTCATCGCCGTAAAGACGGATCTATCATCGACGTGGAAATCAGCACGACGTACGAGCGCACCACGAACTGCTTCTTGGCCTTTCTCCGGGACATCACCGATCACAAACACGCGGATAAGGCCTTGCGGCAAAGCGAGGAGCGCTACCGCCGCTTTTCATCGCTCACCTCTGACTATGTCAATTTCTGCAGCCGTCAAGGAGATTCCCCCTACCGGGTCCGGTGGATGGGTGGCGCGGTGGAGGCGATAACCGGCTATTCAGCGGAGCAGATTCATGAATGGGGCTGTTGGATGAGGTTGGTACACCCCGACGATCGGGACCGGGTGAGCAGCAATGTCATGAAATTGGCGCCGGGTGAAACCTATTCTGACGAATTCCGGATCATTGCAAAGAATGGCACTATCCATTGGATACTCGAGGCATGCCGCTGCGAGGCGGGGGAGGCTCCCGGCGAACTATTCCTTTTCGGCACCTCTCAGGATATAACCGAGCGCAAGCTGGCCGAGGAAGAAATTCGCACGCTGAACGAAACGCTGGAAAGGCGGGTCGAAGAACGGACTGCCCAACTGGAGGCTGCCATCCGGGAGCAGGAGTCTTTCAGCTACTCGGTTTCCCATGACCTGCGGGCTCCGCTGCGCCACATCAACAGTTACAGCGCCATGGTGATAGAGGATTTCGAGAAACAGCTTCCGACAGAGGCCCGTCGCTACCTGGAACGCATCGGCATGGCAAGCGCCCGCATGGGCCAGCTCATCGACGACCTGCTGGAACTGTCGCGGGTCAACCGGGTAGAACTGCACAGGAGCACGATCAATCTCAGCAAAACGGCAGCAATGATTGTCGCCATGTTCAGGGAAACGGAGCCGGACCGGACCGTTGAGTGGGTCATTGCCGACGGCCTCACGGCCCGGGCCGACAAGATTCTCATTCGCCAGGTCCTGCTGAACCTGCTGGGAAATGCATTGAAGTACTCCGCCAAAACGCCTCAAGCCCTCATCGAGTTCGGCACCGCGTACGTGGAAGGAGAACGCGCCTTCTTTGTCAAAGACAATGGGTCAGGTTTCAACATGGCCTACGTGAGCAAGCTCTTCCGCCCCTTCCAGCGGCTCCACGGCAGCGAATTCCAGGGGACCGGCATCGGCCTTGCCACGGTGAAGCGAATCATCGAACGCCACGGGGGCCGGGTCTGGGCCGAGGGGAGCGTCGATGCGGGAGCGACATTCTACTTCACCCTGCCGGAGAGATGA
- the nifD gene encoding nitrogenase molybdenum-iron protein alpha chain, giving the protein MSKAIRNIDGITKASTQEMIDKVLEVYPEKGRKKRAPHLAPNDQASCSACVKSNKKTVPGVMSARGCAYAGAKGVVWGPIRDMVHVSHGPVGCGWYSWGTRRNLMSGKLGVDQFGMQFTSDFQEKDIVYGGDKKLKVLLKEAKELFPLAKGISVLSECPVGLIGDDINAVAKTSAKELDIPIIPCNCEGFRGVSQSLGHHISNDTIRDYIIETREFAEPVGPYDIALIGEYNIGGDAWSTKPLLEECGFNVKAVWTGDGEMEKIAATHQVRLNVIHCYRSMNYMCKVMEEKYGIPWIELNFFGPTKIRESLRKLAELFDDTIKEKVEAVIAKYDPQMQAVIEEVRPRLEGKKVMLYVGGLRPRHTIGAYEDLGMLCVGSGYEFAHTDDYDRTAPEMPDATVVYDDASELEMEQFAHVLKPDLVASGIKEKYVFQKMGLPFRQMHSWDYSGPYHGYKGFPIFARDIDMAINSPTWNLVRSPY; this is encoded by the coding sequence ATGTCAAAGGCAATCAGAAATATTGACGGGATAACCAAGGCGTCGACCCAGGAGATGATCGACAAGGTCTTGGAGGTCTATCCGGAAAAGGGGCGGAAGAAGCGGGCGCCCCACCTGGCTCCCAACGACCAGGCGAGTTGCAGCGCTTGCGTCAAATCCAACAAAAAGACAGTGCCCGGCGTCATGAGTGCCCGGGGCTGCGCCTATGCCGGCGCCAAGGGAGTTGTCTGGGGGCCGATCCGCGACATGGTCCACGTCTCCCACGGCCCGGTGGGGTGCGGCTGGTACTCCTGGGGAACCCGGCGCAACCTCATGTCCGGCAAGCTGGGAGTCGACCAGTTCGGCATGCAGTTCACCTCCGACTTTCAGGAGAAGGACATCGTCTACGGCGGCGACAAGAAACTGAAGGTGCTGCTCAAGGAGGCGAAGGAGCTCTTCCCCCTGGCCAAGGGGATCTCGGTCCTCTCCGAGTGCCCGGTGGGGCTCATCGGCGACGATATCAACGCCGTGGCCAAGACGAGTGCCAAGGAGCTGGACATCCCGATCATCCCCTGCAACTGCGAGGGGTTCCGGGGGGTCTCCCAGTCCCTGGGGCACCATATCTCCAACGACACCATCCGCGACTACATCATCGAGACCCGCGAGTTCGCCGAGCCCGTGGGCCCCTACGACATCGCCCTCATCGGCGAGTACAACATCGGCGGGGACGCCTGGTCCACAAAGCCCCTGCTGGAGGAGTGCGGCTTCAACGTCAAGGCGGTCTGGACCGGCGACGGCGAGATGGAGAAGATCGCCGCCACCCATCAGGTGCGGCTCAACGTCATCCACTGCTACCGTTCCATGAACTACATGTGCAAGGTGATGGAAGAAAAGTATGGCATTCCCTGGATCGAGCTGAACTTTTTCGGACCCACCAAGATCCGGGAATCGCTCCGCAAGCTGGCCGAGCTCTTTGACGACACCATCAAGGAGAAGGTGGAGGCGGTCATCGCCAAGTACGATCCGCAGATGCAGGCGGTGATCGAGGAGGTCCGTCCCCGGCTCGAAGGGAAGAAGGTGATGCTCTATGTCGGCGGCCTCCGCCCGCGCCACACAATTGGCGCCTATGAGGATCTCGGGATGCTCTGTGTCGGCTCCGGCTACGAGTTCGCCCATACCGACGACTACGACCGGACCGCCCCGGAGATGCCCGATGCCACCGTGGTCTACGACGACGCGTCCGAGTTGGAGATGGAACAGTTCGCCCACGTGCTGAAGCCCGACTTGGTCGCCTCCGGCATCAAGGAGAAATACGTCTTCCAGAAGATGGGGCTGCCGTTCCGCCAGATGCACAGCTGGGACTATTCCGGCCCGTACCACGGCTACAAGGGGTTCCCGATCTTTGCCAGAGACATCGATATGGCAATTAACTCGCCGACGTGGAATTTGGTCAGAAGCCCTTATTAG
- a CDS encoding rubrerythrin family protein, protein MSTKENLANAFAGESQANRKYLAFAKQAEVDGFPQVAKLFRAAAHAETVHAHAHLRAMGGIRETVENLKEAIEGEGFEFQTMYPPYLEEAKTEGNRVAEISFRNALAVEEVHHDLYQKALAAVMNDGDLPARKVYVCEICGNTVYDFAPDKCPVCQVPKDRFTLID, encoded by the coding sequence ATGTCCACAAAGGAAAACCTCGCAAATGCCTTTGCCGGCGAAAGCCAGGCCAACCGCAAGTATCTGGCGTTCGCCAAACAGGCCGAGGTGGACGGCTTCCCCCAGGTGGCGAAACTGTTCCGGGCCGCCGCCCATGCCGAAACCGTCCATGCCCATGCCCACCTGCGCGCCATGGGAGGGATAAGGGAAACCGTGGAAAATCTGAAGGAAGCCATAGAGGGAGAAGGGTTCGAGTTCCAGACCATGTATCCCCCCTACCTGGAAGAGGCCAAGACAGAAGGGAACCGTGTGGCGGAAATCTCCTTCCGCAACGCCCTGGCGGTCGAGGAGGTTCACCACGATCTGTACCAGAAGGCTTTAGCAGCAGTCATGAACGACGGCGACCTGCCGGCCCGCAAGGTTTACGTCTGTGAGATCTGCGGCAACACCGTCTATGACTTTGCACCGGACAAGTGCCCGGTCTGCCAGGTGCCGAAGGACCGCTTCACCCTGATTGACTGA
- the nifK gene encoding nitrogenase molybdenum-iron protein subunit beta: MANNLGLAVKPVTETPVEEIERVAAWINTEEYRDLNFKREALVVAPPHACQPLGAELAAHAFEGSLPFVHGSQGCASYYRSTLNRHFREPAPAVSDSMTEDGAVFGGQNNLHEGLENAIALYKPKMVSIFTSCMPEIIGDDLSAFIKNARNKGIVPADMPVPYANTPSFSGSHVHGYDAMLLSILQALTEGKKVEGRCTGKINLLPGFDANTGNFREYKRIFEAFGVPYTILGDISDVFDSPLDGTYRIYPGGTRLDDAADSINGKATISLGPYSATKTYAWAKDNYAGKHTALPMPLGIAKTDAFLMKIAEVAGKPVPESFKAERGRAVDAMTDAHQYMHGKKFALYGDPDQLIGYVSFLLEMGAVPYHILCSKGSKKVEKEIQALLDLSPYGKQGKIYMGKDLWHMRSLIMTDPVDAIIGDTHGKFMARDAKIPLFRFGFPVLDRVNLHRYPIIGYQGVINMVTTICNKFIDITDETCEDRQFEMMR; the protein is encoded by the coding sequence ATGGCAAACAATCTAGGGCTAGCTGTCAAGCCGGTGACCGAGACCCCCGTCGAGGAGATCGAGAGAGTCGCCGCCTGGATCAACACCGAGGAGTACAGGGACCTCAACTTCAAGCGGGAGGCGTTGGTGGTCGCGCCGCCCCATGCCTGCCAGCCCCTGGGGGCCGAACTGGCGGCCCACGCCTTCGAAGGAAGCCTCCCCTTCGTCCACGGCTCCCAGGGGTGCGCATCCTACTACCGCTCCACCCTGAACCGCCATTTCCGCGAACCTGCCCCGGCCGTCTCCGATTCCATGACCGAGGACGGCGCCGTGTTCGGCGGCCAGAACAACCTCCACGAGGGTCTGGAGAACGCCATTGCCCTCTACAAGCCGAAGATGGTCTCCATCTTTACCTCGTGCATGCCGGAGATCATTGGCGACGACCTGTCCGCGTTCATCAAGAATGCCCGCAACAAGGGGATCGTCCCTGCGGACATGCCGGTCCCCTATGCCAACACCCCGAGCTTCAGCGGCTCCCACGTCCACGGCTACGACGCCATGCTCCTCTCCATCCTCCAGGCCCTGACCGAGGGGAAGAAGGTGGAGGGGCGCTGCACCGGCAAGATCAACCTGCTTCCCGGCTTTGACGCCAACACCGGCAACTTTAGGGAGTACAAGCGAATCTTCGAGGCTTTCGGCGTGCCGTACACCATCCTCGGCGACATCTCCGACGTCTTCGATTCGCCTCTGGACGGCACCTACCGCATCTATCCCGGCGGCACCAGGCTGGACGATGCTGCCGACTCCATCAACGGCAAGGCCACCATCAGCCTCGGCCCCTATTCGGCCACCAAGACCTATGCCTGGGCCAAGGACAACTATGCCGGCAAGCACACGGCGCTCCCCATGCCGCTGGGGATTGCCAAGACCGATGCCTTCCTCATGAAGATCGCCGAGGTCGCCGGCAAGCCGGTACCCGAGAGCTTCAAGGCCGAACGGGGGAGGGCGGTGGATGCCATGACCGACGCCCACCAGTACATGCACGGCAAGAAGTTCGCCCTCTACGGCGACCCGGACCAGCTCATCGGCTACGTCAGCTTCCTCTTGGAGATGGGGGCGGTGCCGTACCACATTCTCTGCAGCAAGGGGAGCAAGAAGGTGGAAAAGGAGATCCAGGCGCTCCTCGATTTGTCCCCGTACGGGAAGCAGGGGAAGATTTACATGGGCAAGGACCTCTGGCACATGAGGAGTCTCATCATGACCGACCCCGTGGACGCCATCATCGGGGACACCCACGGCAAGTTCATGGCCCGCGACGCGAAGATACCGCTGTTCCGCTTCGGCTTCCCTGTCCTTGACCGGGTGAACCTGCACCGCTACCCGATCATCGGCTACCAGGGGGTAATCAACATGGTGACGACCATCTGCAACAAATTTATCGACATCACCGACGAGACTTGTGAGGATAGACAGTTTGAGATGATGCGCTAA
- the nifH gene encoding nitrogenase iron protein, with protein MRQIAIYGKGGIGKSTTTQNTVAGLASLGKKVMIVGCDPKADSTRLILHAKAQATVMDKVRELGTVEDLELDDILKVGYGDVKCVESGGPEPGVGCAGRGVITAINFLEENGAYTDDLDFVFYDVLGDVVCGGFAMPIRENKAEEIYIVCSGEMMAMYAANNIAKGILKYASSGKVRLAGLICNARKTDKEYELIDALAKKLGTQMIHFVPRDNQVQRAELRRMTVIEYSPEHPQANEYRTLAKKILDNKMLVVPTPLEMEELEDLLMEFGIMEAEDESIVGVAEAVAR; from the coding sequence ATGAGACAGATCGCGATTTACGGTAAGGGTGGCATCGGCAAGTCCACGACAACCCAGAACACGGTGGCGGGGCTCGCTTCGCTGGGCAAGAAGGTGATGATCGTCGGCTGCGACCCCAAGGCGGACTCCACCCGCCTCATCCTCCATGCCAAGGCCCAGGCCACGGTTATGGACAAGGTGCGGGAACTGGGTACGGTAGAGGACCTGGAGTTGGACGATATTTTGAAGGTCGGTTACGGCGATGTGAAATGTGTCGAGTCCGGTGGCCCGGAGCCGGGGGTAGGCTGCGCCGGTCGAGGCGTCATAACCGCTATCAACTTTCTGGAAGAAAACGGTGCCTATACCGATGACCTGGACTTCGTTTTCTACGACGTTCTCGGCGATGTCGTCTGCGGCGGATTCGCCATGCCGATCCGGGAGAACAAGGCCGAAGAGATTTACATCGTCTGCTCCGGCGAGATGATGGCCATGTATGCAGCCAACAACATCGCCAAGGGTATCCTCAAGTACGCCTCCTCCGGCAAGGTTCGGCTGGCAGGCCTCATCTGCAACGCCCGCAAGACCGACAAGGAGTACGAACTGATCGATGCGTTGGCAAAGAAACTGGGCACCCAGATGATCCACTTCGTTCCCCGCGACAATCAGGTGCAACGCGCTGAGCTGCGTCGTATGACCGTCATCGAGTATTCTCCCGAGCATCCGCAGGCGAATGAGTATCGGACATTAGCCAAGAAGATTCTCGACAACAAGATGCTGGTGGTTCCGACCCCGCTGGAAATGGAAGAGCTGGAAGACCTGCTCATGGAGTTCGGCATCATGGAGGCGGAGGACGAGTCGATCGTAGGGGTTGCCGAGGCAGTGGCGAGATGA